From Chloracidobacterium thermophilum B:
GGAACGGAAGTTCGCCAGTCTGGAAGAGCTGCGCGCTCAGATTGCGTACGACGTGGCCCGCAGCCGGCGCTACTTCCGGCATTCGGGCGTCCGCCGCTCGCTGGCCGTCGAATGACCGGCCTCACCGGCCGGTCTGGCGTTTGGCTAGCGTTTGGCTAGCGCTTGGCCAGCACGAACTGATCGAGCCGTTCAACCATCCAGCTCTGTCCCACCCGCCGCAGAAAGATCAGTCCCGTCCCGGTTTGTTCTTCCTTCGTGGCGGAGACGACCACCACCCGTACGTCGAGCAGGACGCGGCGGGCGTCGAGACGTTCCATGCGCAGGCCCTGGGTCGTCCAGGCGTCAGGCTTGGAAACCACGATGCCCAGCACGAACCTGGACGTGTCGGGGCGGATGAAACAGGCTTCGAGCGCCTTGGACGTACCCGTACGGATGGCTTTGTCCATCGTGGCCAGGAAGGCCCGGAGTTCCTCGTCGGGCGGGGAGGCCTGTCCGGCGGCCGTTTCACTGGCCAGCAGTCCCCGCCGGGCCTGCTCATCCAGCGCCGGGCCGGATTCCATCTCAAACGCGGCTTTGTAGGCGGCGCGCGCCTGCTCGTAGGCCTGGCGGGCCATGGCCAGATCGGCTTCGGTCAGCAGCGCCAGCGCCAGCGGATACCGGGAAGGAAGCGCCGCGCGGCGAATGGCGGCCACCTGCTCCGCTGCCGCATCGGGCTTACCCTGGGCGATGAGTGTCCGGGCCAGGTAGGCGCGGGCCAGGGCCAAGTCCGGCTCGCGGGCCAGGGCCTCGCGCAGCAGTCCTTCCGCTTCGGCCTGACGCTGCGCTTCGGTTTCACCGGCCTTCAGACGACGGGTGAGTGTGGCTTCGGCATCGAGCAGCAGCCCGAAGGCGTAGCGTCGTTCCGGGCGGGCGTCGTTGTCGAACTGCCTGGAGTTGCGGTCGTAGCCAAAGCGCACCTGGGGATAGAGCTTTTCGGGGTCGAGTTCGACGCTGGTGATGGTGGCCGGGGTCTCAAACACGGCCGTGGCATAGCCTTTGGAAGGCAGTTCCACCGTTGTGGTCAGCCGTTCTCCCTTGTCAGTGATGGCCACGACAGGCAGGCTGGCATCGCCCGTGCCCAGATTGCGCAGGGCGCAAGTCCAGCCCGGGCCGTCCTCGCGCCTGACCGGAACACCGATGACGAAATCCGGCTCGCTGAGTTCCTCGAACCACTGCCGGAAGAAGTTGGCGCGGCGCTCATCGGGCGGCGTTCCGACAAGGCGGTTGCGGAACGCTTCGTAGGTGGCAGTGCCCCCCGGATCGGCGACGGTCTCCCGGATGGCCGTCAACAGCGTGTCACGCCCGACGAGGCGTTCCAGCAGGCGGAAAACGAGCGCACCCCTGTTTGGCATGCTGGCGTAGTAATCCGGGAAAGCCGGATGCTGGAGCACCGGAATCAGATCAATGCCCCGCTCGAAACCCTGCTGGGAGACCCGGATGGCAGCCAGGCGGCCGTAGGCAAAGCTCCGACGCAACCAGAAATCCCGCCCGGCGGCCGGCCCGTAGTGCTGTTCGATGTAGCGTCCTGTCAGATATGCCGGCAGCGCGTCCGCCAGGATGCCCCACCCACGCCCCCGCAGCCGGACTTTGCCGCCGAGCCAGGTCTGGGCCAGGCTCGCCGTCAGCCATTCCACCATTTCGGCATCCAGTGTCGGACGGCGCAGGGCCGCCGCTTCGATGAGCACCGCACCCGGTGCGGCATACCGGATGGCGCGGTCGGTGTCGAAATCCCGTCCACGCAGTTCCGGGCTGCGCCGGTCAGCAACCACGCGGCGGGGCGTTGTCAGCAGGTGGAACTCACGCACCGGGGCCGCACCCCACAACTTCTGGTAAAAGGCCAGAATCCGCTCGACTTCCTCGGCCAGCCGCTGCGCCTGGCGCTGGGTTTCGGCCGGTAGTCCCTGGGCGCTGCGGACGTGAATCGTCACAGATTCACCGTTATCTGCGGCAACACGGCGGCTGACCGGCGGGCCGAGGGGTTGCACGACCAGCCAGGGTTCACCCGCCAAATCTGAAGTGAAGACGATGGCATCATCAGTTTCCCGGCGCGTCCCACTGGACCAGACTTCGCCATCGGGCGGCCGGGCGACGGTCAGGACGTAGGGGGCAGTATCCGGGCCGTGGCTGCTCTGGGGCAGGTGAATGAAGGGCGTCCAGCCGGACTCCGGCAGAAGCAGCGTATCGCCGGGAGTGATGGCAGCATAGCTGGTGCTTTCGCGGTAGGTCAGCGTGTAGGCCAGCCGGGCGGTGACTTTCCCTCCCGGCGCCAGGGGCGGGGAGAGTTCCGCCACGTACGTGGCAATGGCCGCATCGCCGCCGGGCTGTTTTTTTTCGTCCGTGGAAAAAGCCCGTTCGTTGACCGTGAACGCCGTCACTTTGGCCGCTTTCGTCAGCCGCAGGGTGAGCGTCCGCGCTTCGGCCTGCCGGGCAATGTTGGTCAGTTCAAGCGTGGCCGTGACATCGGCGCTGTATTCGGCCGGGCGAAGCGTTACGCTAATGGTTGAGCGAACGAGGCCGAAGTCAGCAAACTCCTGGGCCGGTACGTCCACGGGTGTCAGCCACAGGCACATGGTCCACAGAAGCCAGTGCCGGAAAAAACGTTGAACTTGGTGCATGGTCGGGATGGATTCTGTCAGGAACAACGGGAAGTTTCAGTCGCTGCGCGACTTGCAGGCTGGACGCCCAAGGCTGAACCGACTATGGTTGCCGGGCCAGGGAAGCCTTTTCTAACACTGAATGCTGAACGCTGCACAGCCTTGTTCGGCTCAAAATGATTTCACTGTCCAGGATGTACTGCGTATGGCCTGGTTTCGACGCAAGCGCAATATCACCGAAGAAACACTGCCTTCCGACCGCAAGGTGCGAACCGAAGGTTTGTTTGTCAAATGTCCGGCCTGTGGGACGACGCTGTTCAAGAAGGACCTTGAAGCCAGCCTGTACGTCTGCACCAACTGTCGGCATCACATGAAATGGCCGACCCGGTTGCGCCTGGCGCATCTGTTTGATGAAGGCCGGTACGAAACCTTCGACGACAACATCGTTTCCACTGACATCCTGGGGTTCTTCGATACCAAGTCCTATGCCGAGCGAATTGAACAGGCCCGCAAGAGTACCGGCTTCAACGATGCCATCGTCTGCGCCGAGGGTACGCTTGGTGGGCGTCCCATCATCGGCTGCGTCATGGTGATGGAGTTCATCGGCGGCAGCATGGGGTCAGTTGTCGGTGAAAAGGTGACACGCGCCATCGAGCGGGCCATTGCCCGGAAAAAGCCGCTCATCATCGTTTCGGCTTCCGGCGGGGCGCGCATGATGGAAGGCACCTACAGCCTGATGCAGCTTGCCAAGATTTGCGGCGCGCTGGCCCGTCTGGATGCGGCGCGTGTGCCGTATATTTCCGTCCTGACCGACCCGACAACCGGCGGCGTCACGGCCAGTTTTGCCATGCTGGGCGACATCAACGTGGCTGAACCGGGCGCGCTCATCGGGTTTGCCGGACCACGGGTGATCGAGCAAACCATTCGTCAAAAGCTGCCCCCCGGATTCCAGCAGGCGGAATTCCTGCTGACCCACGGCATGCTTGATGCCGTTGTGGACCGGCGTGAGATGCGGAAGTTTCTGATGGATGCCCTGGCTTTTATGGCCGGCTGAGTCTTTCCCGTTCTGAAAACGGCTGCCGTTTTGCTGGAAGTCGAGACCCCTTGTCCATGGACTTTGAGGCTGCTACCCGATACCTGCAGGCTTTGGGCAATGAAGTCACCACGATGAAGCTTGGCCTTGAAGCCATGCGCGTGCTTTTGGCCGAGCTGGGGCAGCCTGAGCGGAAATTCTGCGCCGTTCACGTTGCCGGCACGAACGGCAAAGGTTCGACCTGCGCGTTTCTGGCCAGCATCTTCCAGCAGGCGGGTTTGCGTACCGGGCTGTACACCTCGCCCCACCTGATAAGTCCCGTGGAGCGCATCAAACTCAATGGGCAGAGTATCCCGGAAGCCGCTTTTGCAGAGGTCATGACGCAGGTTCATGACGCGGTTGAGTCATTGTTGGAACAGGGGCGTCTGGCTGCGCGTCCGACGTTTTTTGAGCATCTCACAGCCGCGGCCTTTACCTACCTGGCCGCCCGGCAGGCCGAGGTCGTCGTGGCCGAAGTCGGCCTGGGCGGCCGGCTGGATGCCACCAACGTCCTGCACCCAGCGGCGGCAGTCATCACCAACATCGGCGAAGACCACCGGGAATGGCTGGGGCCCACGCTGTCCCACATCGCCCGTGAAAAGGCCGGGATCATCAAGCCCGGCGTGCCGGTGTACCTGGCGGACACCCAGCCAGAGGAAGCGCGCCGGGTGTTGGCGCACTCTGCCCTGGCGCAGCAGGTTGAACCGCAGTGGGTGGCTCCCTTCGAGACCGTACATCTGGATGCCACGGGCTGCCCTTCTGTCCGCTTTGACCAGCGCTTTCCCAGCCTGGAAGGCGGAGTGTGCCGGTTGTCGCTGCGCGGCAGGCATCAGACGCAAAACGCGGCTCTGGCGGCCGTGGTTGCCCAGGCTGAACTGCGCCGCCGGGGTGTAGCCGAAAGCGACATCGGCCGGGCGATTGTGGCCGGACTGGAAACCACCCACTGGCCCGGACGTTTACAGTGGCTGGAGACAACTCCGCCGGTACTGCTTGACGGCGCGCACAACCCACAGGGAGCGCAGGCGCTGGCGCACTTTCTGGAAAGCATTGGCGGGCGGCGTCCCCGAACCGCCATCTTTGCCACCATGCGCGACAAACCGGCCGCCGATCTGCTGTCGGCACTGGCGTCGGGTGTGGATCGTCTGATTCTGACGGGGGTCAAAAACCAGCCCCGGACGATGCCGCGTGAGAGTCTCGAAGTCATTGCCCTGGGCTACTGGCTGCCGTCGGGTATCATCCAGGCGCCGGATGTCGCCATGGCGCTGGCCCGGGCCCGCGAACTGACGCCACCTGAAGGGCTGATTCTCGTCTGCGGCTCCATTTACCTCATCGGCGAGGCACTCCAGGCGCTGCAAGTGCCGGTTTTGTGACGCAGCCACTGTGACGCACCCATGACGCCAATCTTTTTCGTAACCGGAACTGACACGGGTGTGGGCAAAACCGCTGTCACCTGTGCCCTGGTGCGGACATTGATCCAGTCCGGCTGTCGCGCGCGCGCCGTCAAGCCGATTGAGTCCGGCTGCGCCATGGACGCTGCTGGTGAACTCCAGCCGGCGGATGCGCTGGCCCATCGCCGGGCGGCCGGACTGGAGCACCTGCCTCTGGAACGCTTCATCCGCTATCGGTTGGCGGAACCGCTTGCCCCGGCCGTGGCGGCAGAACGGGCTGGCGTCACCATTGAACTGGAAGCCTGTCTTGAACTTGTGCAGTCCGCCGCCGCTGAAACGGATGTGTTGCTCGTGGAAGGGGCGGGCGGACTGCTCGTGCCACTGGCGGGAACAGCCGGCACAGGCTACCAGACCGTCGCCGATTTCATCGCCCGGCTGGGTTGTCCGACGCTGGTGGTGGCGCGGGCGCGGCTGGGCACGCTCAACCACGTCCTGCTCACCTGGAACGAACTGCACCGCCGTGGACTTCCATGTGTGGGCGTCATTCTCAACGACACGGACGCCGAAGCCGGTCTGGAGCGGGAAGACAACGCGCGCGTGCTGCGAGCATTTGGCGTCCCGGTACTGGCCGAACTACCATACGGCATGACGCACCTTGAACCGTACCAGCTTGAACCCTACCTGTCGGACGCCCGGCGTTACCTCACCGGCAACCCACCGCCCTGATTGGAGTCTTGCCATGACCGACGCGCGCACGCTCTATCCGCCCATCGAACCCTATGAAACCGGGATGCTGCCGGTTTCCGAACGGCACACGCTGTACTACGAAGTCAGCGGCAATCCCCAGGGGAAGCCGGTGGTCTTTCTCCACGGCGGGCCCGGCGGCGGCACCTCCCCTGACCACCGGCGGTACTTCGACCCGGAGCGTTACCGCATCGTCCTGTTTGACCAGCGCGGTGCCGGGAAAAGCACGCCCTACGCCTGTCTGGAAGAGAACACGACGTGGGATTTGGTTGCCGACATCGAGCGTTTGCGCCAACACCTGGACATCCGAAAGTGGGTCGTGTTTGGCGGCTCCTGGGGCAGTACCCTGGCGCTGGCTTACGCAGAAACCCATCCCGACCGCGTCCGGGCGCTGGTGCTGCGGGGAATTTTTCTGTGCCGCAAAAAGGAGATTGACTGGTTTTACCAGGAAGGGGCGAATGCCATTTTCCCGGACGCCTGGGAGCCGTACCGCGATCTCATTCCCCCGGATGAACGCCACGACATGGTGGCCGCTTACTACCGCCGGTTGACGAGCGACGATGAGCAAGTGCGGCTGGCGGCTGCCCGCGCCTGGAGTGTCTGGGAAGGCAGTACCTCAAAACTGCTCCCGGACCCGGAACTCATCAAGGATTTCGACGAGCGTGCGCTGGCCATTGCCCGCATTGAGTGCCACTACTTCATCAACCGGATTTTCATGGAGTCCGAGCATTACCTGCTCGAACACGTCCATCGCATTCGCCACATTCCGACGGTCATCGTGCAGGGGCGTTACGATGTGGTGTGTCCGGTGATGACCGCCTGGGAGCTGCACAAGGCGTTTCCCGAAGCCGATTTTCAAATCATTCCGAACGCCGGGCATTCCGCCTCGGAGCCGGGGACGACGGCGGCGCTGGTTGCGGCGACGGACCGTTTCGCCCTGCTGCCCGACTAGGAAAACCATAGCCCTGAAGGCGTATGACCGCCCATATTCTGAAGTGCGGTCCGGCAGTCTTGTGTCTGTTGGTGTTTCCGTTCTGGATAACCGGCGGCGGCAGGTCGTCGGCTGCTCACACCAGACCGTCGTCCAGAGTGCGACTGCCGGAAACCCTGCGCATCGGCATCCTGACGCTGTTTCAGCCGCAGGAAGTCACTCTGGCGGCAGGTTCCCGGCCTGCCACTCTGCATCTCGATGAACGTCCCGTGGCGCTCCCGCCCGGCCGCCTCTGCCGGGTAGCAAAGGATGCCGGCGGCCTCGCTCTCTGGCAGGGTGAGCGACGGTTGGCCATCGGGACACATCTGGCCGTGGCCGCGGAGGATGTGACCGTGGAAGTGACAGGACGCAGAACCCGCCTGCGCCGGCATTTTTGTGGAACGCTCACGGTGACGCCCGGCGAAAAACATCTCCAACTCGTCGTGACCCAGCCGCCGGAAGCCGTTGTTGCGGCAGTGGTGAGCGCCGAGCTTTCGCCGGAAGCGCCGTCGGAAGCGGCCAAGGCGCTGGCAGTCGTCGTCCGCAGCTATCTGGTCAACCACGTTGGACGGCATGCCGGTCAGGGGTTCGATTTCTGTGACTCGACGCACTGCCAGTTGTTTTTCGGCGAGCAGTGGGCGCGGTGGGAAGCCGGACGCGAAACCGGCGGCGCCCTTTCGGGACTGGGAAAGCAGGCAGCCGCCGACACCCAGGGAGAAGTCCTGTGGGAAGCCGACGGCGGGCTGAGCGACGCCTACTATACGGCCTGCTGTGGCGGGCGCACGACGACGCCGGCCGTGGCTTTTGGTATGGGCCAGGACTCCACAACCGCCACGGGCGTCCGTTGCCGGTGGTGCCGGGAGGCACGTTTTTTCGCCTGGATGCGCCGGGTTGACCGGCGGACGCTGGCCCGCGCCCTCCTGCCGGAGCTGGCGGCAACGGAAAGCTGGAACATCGCTGTTGCCGGGCGTACACCGGACGGCTTTGTGACCAGCCTTGTCGTCCAGGCCGGTTCACGGCAAATCACCCTGCCCAACTATCGGTTCCGGCACCTGGTGGGGCAACGGCTGGGGTGGAACCTTGTCCTTTCCAACCGGTACGCCATTGAGCCGCATGGGGAATGGCTGGTGCTGCGCGGTCAGGGATTCGGCCATCAGGTCGGGTTGTGTCTGGCCGGGGCCATTGCCCAGGCACAGGCCGGACGGCACTACCGGGACATTCTCCGCCACTACTTCCCGAAATCCGCCTGCCACAACGCACTGCAAACTGACTTCTGACGGCATCGGTTCCAATGAGGATTGCCCGCGCCGGCCCGGCAGGCTGTTTTCAGGCGGCTATCTGGCGTAGGGCTGCGAGCAGTTCGGTGCGGCTGCGCTTGAAAATGGGCAGCATTTCGACGTGGCGGTAGCGGATGATGCCCTGCTTGTCAATGATGAACACAGCCCGGTTGGCGACTGGGAGCAGACCGCCCAGCATCAGGACACCATACGCCTTGCACAGTTGGTTTCCGGGGTCTTCGAGCAGCGGGAAGGGGAAGGAATACTTTTCGGCGAACTTTTTGTGCGCCGTCAGGTCGTTGGTGCTGACGCCAAGAATCACCGCATCGAGTTGCCGGAAGTCTTCCCAGCCGTCGCGGTAGTCGCACAGTTGCGCCGTGCAGGTCGGGGTGTCGTCGCCGGGATAGAACACGAGCACGACGTGGTTTTTGCCCCGGAACTGGGACAGGGAATAGGTTTGGCCGTCATTGGCGACCAGGGAAAAATCCGGCGCCGGGTCTCCTACGTTGGGCATGGTTGTTTCCTGAAGTACCTGTTCTCAAACCGGTGAAACATTCAAGGGACAAACCGGGGGCAAGCGATCAGTCCGCTGCCACAGGCCACCCGGTTTCGACATTCATGGCTTCCCACTCACCCCGGTGCGCTTCCCAGAAGGGCTGGGCGTCGTCGAAGACTTTGACGTGGCGAAGCAGCGTCCCACGCGCAAACAGCCCCTCGCCCATTTCGACGATCCGCTGGTCGTGAGGAGCCGCAGGGTCAATGAGTGCCGTTTGTTCCCCCAGGGAAGCCTGAAGGCGCTCCCGGTCGGCCGGTTCGGCCAGCGGCCGCGCCAACCGGAAAGCGCCTTTGGGCGCCTGCTTGAGGCTGGCGAAACTCACCCCGGCGTAGCCTGGCACTTCCAGGGCGATGTCATTGAGCAGGGCGCTGGCGGAACCTTTGGAAGGCATCGGGCAGCCCATGGCTTTGGCCAGCGCCTGGACAATCAGCCAGTCCGGGCGGCGGTTGCCGTCGCCTTCAAGCAGACGTGCCACCCGCTGCACCTGTCCGGCATGATTCGTAAACGTGCCATCCTGTTCGGCATAGCTCATGGCCGGGAACACAACGTGCGCCAGTTTGGCCGTTTCCGTCAGGAACAGTTCACTCACGATGAGGCATTCCAGCCGGGCAAGCGCGGCGCGCCAGTGGTCGCCAAGGTTCGAGATGGGATCGGCTCCGGCGAGATAGGCCGCGCGAATGCTCTGTCCAAAGTCGGCTTCCAGATGCGCCGCGTTGACCGACAGCCCCATGTCGAACGTGCCTGCCGAGTTGTTGTCCTCCGCCAGCGCCAGCAGATGAACCGTCGCGTCAGGTTTCGTGAGAAGACGAACCTGCGCCAGGGCGCGAAGCGCCGCACCGCGCACTTCCGGCCCGACGATGACCACGAGCCGGTCGGCCGTTGTGATGGCCTCGCGGAGCGTGCGCAGGTCATCCACCGCAACGCCCGCCAGCAGAGCCATCGCTTCCAGGCTGGCTTCCTCGAAGAGCGCGCGCACGATGGCGCTTTCACCGTCGGGACGCACATGCAGGAAGACCTCGGCCTGCCGCCGCGCGATGCGTGTTGCCCGCTGGTTGATCACCAGAAGGCGCGCGCCGTGCTTCCGCTGGGCATAGCGCATGGCAAAGCCGGTCAGTGGGCTGTATTCCGTCGGGTCGCCGCCGATTTGGACAATGGTCGTGGCCTGCTTGATGTCCTCGTGCGTGGCCAGCGGGGCCGAGAGATGGGCATAAAAATCGCCGAGTTCGACGTTGCGGAAGTGAGCCAGGTGCGGCGTGTCGAGCGTCCGGCCGAAGCGGGCCAGGGCAAAGTTGGCTTCATTCGTCAGCCGGGAGGAACCCACTATGGCTACAGCATTTCCGCCGTGCTGTTTGTGGATGCCGGAAAGAAGCCGGGCCGCCGTCGCCAGAGCCTCGTCCCAGGTGGCCGGCTTGAGGTCGTTGCCCTGCCGAATCAGGGGCGTCGTCAGCCGTGCCGGATTGGAGATGTAGGCGCTGCCGTACCGGCCCCGGATGCACAGAAACTCGCCGTTGATGCCGGTCAGGTCTTTGGAAGCCGCGCGGACGTACTGTTTGCCCCGGACGCCCAGTTCAAGCTGGCAGCCATCGGCACAAAACGAGCAGGTTGTCTGTTGTTCGCGCATATCCCACGGACGGGCTTTGAAGCGCGAGTCCACGGAAAGCAGCGCGCCAACCGGGCAGACTTCAACGCAGTTGCCGCACTGTTCGCAGTGCAGGTCCTGCCCGTAAAAACCGATGACTTCATTGGTGCCGCGAAAGATTTTGGTCAGGGCGTGCACGTCCATCCAGTCTTCGCACACGCGCACGCAGCGGTAGCACTTCACGCACCGCTGTTCGTCATAGGCAATGAAGGGCGAGAGCCGGCGTTCTTCCTTGTTGTTTTTGGGAACTTCATAGTGGGCATAAACGGCCCCGTACTGAAAGGCCATATCCTGCAACTCGCACTGTCCGCCTTTGTCACACACCGGGCAGTCGAGCGGGTGGTTGCCCAAGATGAAGTCCAGCATGCCTTTGCGGGCTTCAACGATTTCATCGGAACTCGCCGTGACCACCATGCCGTCGGTAATCGTGACGGTACAGGCGGTAGCCAGCTTGGGCACCTTTTCGATGCGCACCAGACACATCCGGCAGGCCGCCTGGGAGGTCAGATCGGGGTAGTAGCAGAAGTTGGGAATGGCAATGCCCTGTGCCGTGCAGAACTCCAGAAGGAGCATGCCCTTCGGGGCCTGGTAGGTCTTGCCGTCTATCGTAAGCGTGACGAGTTCCATGGGTGGCGTGGCTTGGGAAGGCTGGTCAGGTTGGGTTTCACGGGCGCAAAGTGTTGGTTATAGTACCGTCGTGTTTTCAACACTGACAAGCCAGCCTGCCCATCCCGTGGTGAATCCATCAATGTCATATCCATCACCGAACTGCGCCCCTGCCCGAAGGTCATCCGCAGACCAACGTGGGGCCGGGCTGGCGCATCTTGGGTGATGCTGTGATGCCCGCTGCGGCATCGTTGACACGAATCGGCTTACACGAAAGGAAATCCTGCCATGAAACGTCACTTGACCCGAAGCCTGGTCACACATCTTGGCCTCGTCGCCCTCTGTGGTGCGATGTGGCCCGCGCTCCCTTCCCAGCAACCCTCCGTTGCCGGGATCGTTTTTGCCCAGCGTTTTCAGGACATCACCCTGCCCCCTGGAACCATCATCCGGGTGCAGATGGACCGGACGATTTCCTCCCGTACGGCGCGGGTGGGAGACACCTTCACGGCCACCGTGTTTGAACCTGTAATTGTCGGGGGGCAGTTGGCCATTCCGCAGGGCACACAGGTGCAGGGACGGGTCACGGCGGTCCAGCCGGCTGAGCGGCGGAGCCGTTCTGGAACGATTGCCGTCGAGTTTGACCGCATTATTTTTGCCAACGGCGTATCGCGTGACATGCGCGCTTCGCTGACCAGTCTGGATGCCAGAGAGCGTGAGCAGATTGACAGCGAAGGAAGGGCCCGGGGCGGCAGCTCCACCAAGCGCAATGTCATTTTCGTGGGCGGTGGCGCGGGGGCTGGCGCGGCTATCGGCGCGATTGCGGGCGGTGGCAAGGGAGCCGCCATTGGCGCTGGTATCGGGGCCGCGGCCGGTGTCCTTGGCGCTTTGCTTTCCAAAGGGCAGGAAGCCCAGGTGCAGAGTGGATACCGTTTCGGCGTCGAACTTGAACAACCGCTGCGGGTGCCCAGCGACATGAGCACCGGCGGCAACACGGGCAGCGGCGGCAACTGGGATGACTACGGTTACGATGCGGCCCGGGGTGAATACACGGCCCCGGACATCGTGCGCCGGGCACAGACCGAACTGCGCCGGCAGGGCTTCTACGATGGCGACATTACCGGCAACCTGGGACAGCTCACCCGGCAGGCCATCGGCAATTTTCAACGCCAGCAGGGCCTGACGGTGAACCGTCGCCTGGACCGCGAGACGGCGCGCGCACTGGGTGTCGTTTCCGGTGGCGGCGGCTTCTCCACCGGGAGCGACCCGTCTGGCGGGAGTGACCCGAACGAAGACTTCGGCTATGGCTATGACCCGAATGCCGGAGAGTACACCGCCAGCGACATTGTGCGCCGGGCGCAGACCGAACTGCGCCGGGAACGGCTCTACAACGGACGCATTACCGGTCGCCTCGATGCCGAGACGCGCGACGCCATCCAGCGTTTTCAGGAAGAGCGCGGACTGCCGACAACCGGCCGTCTGGACCGGGAAACCGCTCTGGCGATGGGGATTGTCTATTAGTCCGGTACTGGATTGGATGCGTTCGTCCGCCGGGCGGGCGATGAACCGGTGAGAGTGACAGCGGCGCAGCCGGGAAGCCAACCGTGCTTTCCGGCTGTGCTTTTTTATGTGAACCGGCGGACCGTACGGTGACCCAGAAAGCGCCGAATCTCATCCACAGCCGTGTTGAGCAGACCCTCCCGGCTGAGCAACGACTTGACGTACTGCGGCGCCAGCGCTTCCTGCATCGGCTCAAAGCCATGTTCGATGAGGCTCCAACCGGGACGCAGTTTCGCCGCCATGCCTTCGAGCAGGGAAAGGCTCCGAAAGACATAGACCAGTTCGGCCGGGAGGTTGAGTCCCAGTTCACGGGCTGTCCGCTCGATGGCCAGACCCACGCCCAGCATGCGGTTTTGGGCATCGAGTCCGCGGCGGTGAAGCTGGATGATTTCCTCAATGAAGGCATGAATGCGCCGGCGGTTGGTGCCCGGCGCAACGATGCCGGTTTCATACAGGCCATCCACAAGGCGTTCCCGGTCGCCGTGCAAGCCGGCCGCCACGGCATCCAGAATGGCCGCACGCATCTCGCGCGAGAGGCGGCACACCATGCCGTAGTCGAGAAGAATCAACTGCCCGCCATCGCCGACAAGAATGTTTCCGGGATGGGGGTCGGCGTGATAGACGCCGGCCACGAAGATCATTTCGGCGTAGAGCCTGACCAGCCGGGCAATGAGATCGTCAAAGTCGAAACCAGCCGCCTGAAGCCGCTCCACGTCGGTGAACTTCACGCCGGGGCAGTATTCCATGACGATGACCTGCGGACCCGACACTTCCGGGTACACGAGCGGAACGGTGACATCTTCCCGGCGGGCAAGAATGCGCGCCATGGTTTCGATGTTCTCCATCTCGGTCGTCAGGTCGAGTTCCTGCGCCATGCCCTTTGAGCCTTCAGCAATGGCTGTGGAGAGCATGCGGGTCAGTGAGTTGGAAAAATGCCGGTCGAGCTGCCGGATGACATAGCCGGCGATTTTGAGGTCAACGGCCATCTGCGCCGGGATGTCCGGGCGAACAAACTTGACGGCCACATCCTGTCCCTGCCAGACCGCGTAGTGAACCTGCGCCAGCGACGCAGCGGCCAGGGCTTCGTCGTCAAAGCGGTCAAACACGGCTTCCAGCCGGGTGCCGTAGATGGCTTCGAGCGTCCGCCGGGCGGCTTTGCCCGACAGGGGGGTAATGCCGTCCTGGAGCTTGGAAATTTCTTCGATATACACTGCCGGAACGAGGTCCGGGCGGGTACTGACAAGCTGCCCCAGTTTGATGAAGGCCGTGCC
This genomic window contains:
- a CDS encoding SpoIID/LytB domain-containing protein; the encoded protein is MRLPETLRIGILTLFQPQEVTLAAGSRPATLHLDERPVALPPGRLCRVAKDAGGLALWQGERRLAIGTHLAVAAEDVTVEVTGRRTRLRRHFCGTLTVTPGEKHLQLVVTQPPEAVVAAVVSAELSPEAPSEAAKALAVVVRSYLVNHVGRHAGQGFDFCDSTHCQLFFGEQWARWEAGRETGGALSGLGKQAAADTQGEVLWEADGGLSDAYYTACCGGRTTTPAVAFGMGQDSTTATGVRCRWCREARFFAWMRRVDRRTLARALLPELAATESWNIAVAGRTPDGFVTSLVVQAGSRQITLPNYRFRHLVGQRLGWNLVLSNRYAIEPHGEWLVLRGQGFGHQVGLCLAGAIAQAQAGRHYRDILRHYFPKSACHNALQTDF
- a CDS encoding peroxiredoxin, which translates into the protein MPNVGDPAPDFSLVANDGQTYSLSQFRGKNHVVLVFYPGDDTPTCTAQLCDYRDGWEDFRQLDAVILGVSTNDLTAHKKFAEKYSFPFPLLEDPGNQLCKAYGVLMLGGLLPVANRAVFIIDKQGIIRYRHVEMLPIFKRSRTELLAALRQIAA
- a CDS encoding molybdopterin-dependent oxidoreductase — translated: MELVTLTIDGKTYQAPKGMLLLEFCTAQGIAIPNFCYYPDLTSQAACRMCLVRIEKVPKLATACTVTITDGMVVTASSDEIVEARKGMLDFILGNHPLDCPVCDKGGQCELQDMAFQYGAVYAHYEVPKNNKEERRLSPFIAYDEQRCVKCYRCVRVCEDWMDVHALTKIFRGTNEVIGFYGQDLHCEQCGNCVEVCPVGALLSVDSRFKARPWDMREQQTTCSFCADGCQLELGVRGKQYVRAASKDLTGINGEFLCIRGRYGSAYISNPARLTTPLIRQGNDLKPATWDEALATAARLLSGIHKQHGGNAVAIVGSSRLTNEANFALARFGRTLDTPHLAHFRNVELGDFYAHLSAPLATHEDIKQATTIVQIGGDPTEYSPLTGFAMRYAQRKHGARLLVINQRATRIARRQAEVFLHVRPDGESAIVRALFEEASLEAMALLAGVAVDDLRTLREAITTADRLVVIVGPEVRGAALRALAQVRLLTKPDATVHLLALAEDNNSAGTFDMGLSVNAAHLEADFGQSIRAAYLAGADPISNLGDHWRAALARLECLIVSELFLTETAKLAHVVFPAMSYAEQDGTFTNHAGQVQRVARLLEGDGNRRPDWLIVQALAKAMGCPMPSKGSASALLNDIALEVPGYAGVSFASLKQAPKGAFRLARPLAEPADRERLQASLGEQTALIDPAAPHDQRIVEMGEGLFARGTLLRHVKVFDDAQPFWEAHRGEWEAMNVETGWPVAAD
- a CDS encoding peptidoglycan-binding protein, with the protein product MKRHLTRSLVTHLGLVALCGAMWPALPSQQPSVAGIVFAQRFQDITLPPGTIIRVQMDRTISSRTARVGDTFTATVFEPVIVGGQLAIPQGTQVQGRVTAVQPAERRSRSGTIAVEFDRIIFANGVSRDMRASLTSLDAREREQIDSEGRARGGSSTKRNVIFVGGGAGAGAAIGAIAGGGKGAAIGAGIGAAAGVLGALLSKGQEAQVQSGYRFGVELEQPLRVPSDMSTGGNTGSGGNWDDYGYDAARGEYTAPDIVRRAQTELRRQGFYDGDITGNLGQLTRQAIGNFQRQQGLTVNRRLDRETARALGVVSGGGGFSTGSDPSGGSDPNEDFGYGYDPNAGEYTASDIVRRAQTELRRERLYNGRITGRLDAETRDAIQRFQEERGLPTTGRLDRETALAMGIVY
- a CDS encoding ABC1 kinase family protein, whose translation is MSHRPSSRFSSLAQQARLARRATTMLRLTLPTTLAFVRDRRRYIAFGPPRQVSEETHRQRAQTIKQHIETLGTAFIKLGQLVSTRPDLVPAVYIEEISKLQDGITPLSGKAARRTLEAIYGTRLEAVFDRFDDEALAAASLAQVHYAVWQGQDVAVKFVRPDIPAQMAVDLKIAGYVIRQLDRHFSNSLTRMLSTAIAEGSKGMAQELDLTTEMENIETMARILARREDVTVPLVYPEVSGPQVIVMEYCPGVKFTDVERLQAAGFDFDDLIARLVRLYAEMIFVAGVYHADPHPGNILVGDGGQLILLDYGMVCRLSREMRAAILDAVAAGLHGDRERLVDGLYETGIVAPGTNRRRIHAFIEEIIQLHRRGLDAQNRMLGVGLAIERTARELGLNLPAELVYVFRSLSLLEGMAAKLRPGWSLIEHGFEPMQEALAPQYVKSLLSREGLLNTAVDEIRRFLGHRTVRRFT